A window of the Phaseolus vulgaris cultivar G19833 chromosome 5, P. vulgaris v2.0, whole genome shotgun sequence genome harbors these coding sequences:
- the LOC137834531 gene encoding alpha carbonic anhydrase 7-like, with amino-acid sequence MAIQSLFILIVLLFRPATSEEFNYDPSSPNGPPNWGNTWPLCRDGSTQSPIDLRISRANVTYTSGIQRNYQPANATLLTSGHDVMVNWTENAGHIIINGTQYHLLQGHWHSPSEHTISGIRYDLELHLVHRSSDARLAVTGILYKFGIRGDEFISTIEYDLKLMAENQTRVTQLGIVDPEDVAGITGNKYFRYNGSLTVPPCSENVLWTVFIKEDKRVSRTQNRLIRAAVDGAGDETFMSARPVQPRNGRPVQLYLPRHQHRN; translated from the exons ATGGCTATCCAAAGTTTATTCATTCTCATTGTTTTACTCTTCCGCCCAGCAACGTCTG AGGAGTTTAACTATGATCCTTCAAGCCCAAATGGACCCCCAAACTGGGGAAATACATGGCCATTGTGTAGAGATGGAAGCACACAATCTCCTATTGACCTCAGAATTTCCAGGGCGAATGTGACCTACACTTCTGGGATTCAAAGGAACTATCAACCTGCAAACGCCACTCTTCTCACTTCAGGGCATGACGTTATG GTGAACTGGACTGAGAATGCAGGGCATATTATAATTAACGGAACTCAATACCATCTACTGCAAGGTCATTGGCACTCTCCCTCTGAACACACAATCAGTGGCATAAG GTATGATCTAGAGTTACACTTGGTGCATAGAAGTTCAGATGCAAGACTTGCAGTGACTGGGATTTTATATAAGTTTGGGATTCGAGGGGATGAGTTCATATCAACG ATAGAATATGATTTAAAGTTGATGGCTGAAAATCAGACGAGAGTAACACAACTAGGTATTGTTGATCCAGAGGATGTAGCAGGGATCACAGGAAACAAGTATTTTAGATATAATGGTTCTCTTACAGTTCCTCCTTGCAGTGAAAATGTTCTTTGGACTGTTTTCATTAAAGAG GATAAAAGAGTCTCAAGGACGCAAAACAGGTTGATTCGAGCAGCAGTTGATGGAGCTGGTGAT GAAACATTTATGAGTGCTAGACCAGTGCAGCCAAGAAACGGTCGTCCAGTGCAACTCTACTTACCTAGACATCAACATAGAAATTGA